From the Martelella mediterranea DSM 17316 genome, one window contains:
- a CDS encoding glycosyltransferase family 4 protein produces MYINTGELLESAGHDVSYFSAKSDKDLDCKDSEYFCDAIDTKNAGISDVKRFLFNEDARNMLDSMMGKRKRVDIAHLHIYYGRLTSSILKPLKTRKIPVVQSLHEYKLICPVYTLERNGNICEACVTGTSANCVRYRCRDNSLHKSALLWLEHNLSRLHGSNRLIDRFICVSDFQREMFVRAGISEHKLITLHNFVDAKSVQPKIDKPRQDYLLYFGRIEKLKGVPTLLEAVAGTDIKLKIAGVGAWSAELRERVRRMPNVEYLEFVSGEPLKQLVAQARAVVVPSEWYETFGLTALEAKAVGTPVIASRIGGLTEVIREGEDGFLFEPGDVESLRTALKTLEKADIAAMTNAARQDVASRFSPETYLARLLDIYATTINETHT; encoded by the coding sequence TTGTATATCAATACCGGAGAATTACTTGAATCCGCCGGACATGATGTGAGTTATTTTTCGGCGAAGAGCGACAAAGATCTAGATTGCAAGGATTCGGAATATTTCTGCGACGCTATTGATACAAAGAACGCTGGAATTTCCGATGTAAAGCGATTTCTCTTCAATGAAGATGCTCGCAATATGCTGGATTCAATGATGGGTAAAAGGAAACGAGTAGATATAGCTCACCTGCATATATATTATGGAAGACTTACCTCATCCATCCTGAAGCCGCTAAAGACGCGGAAAATACCAGTGGTTCAAAGCCTGCACGAGTATAAGTTGATCTGTCCCGTCTACACGCTGGAGAGAAATGGCAATATCTGTGAGGCGTGCGTCACTGGGACCTCAGCGAACTGTGTTCGGTACCGTTGTCGAGACAACTCGCTTCACAAAAGCGCTCTGCTTTGGCTTGAACATAACTTGTCTCGCCTACATGGCAGCAATCGGTTGATTGATCGCTTCATCTGCGTCAGCGATTTCCAGCGTGAGATGTTCGTACGTGCTGGAATTTCCGAACACAAGCTCATCACCCTGCATAACTTCGTGGACGCCAAATCGGTGCAACCGAAAATAGACAAGCCTAGACAAGACTACTTGCTGTATTTCGGTCGCATCGAGAAGCTCAAGGGAGTGCCGACGCTACTGGAGGCCGTGGCTGGAACCGATATCAAGCTCAAGATAGCGGGGGTCGGCGCATGGAGTGCAGAGCTTCGTGAAAGGGTTCGACGCATGCCAAATGTCGAGTATCTTGAGTTCGTATCCGGCGAACCTCTTAAGCAGCTTGTTGCGCAAGCGCGGGCCGTGGTGGTTCCGTCCGAATGGTACGAGACCTTCGGGCTGACGGCGCTTGAGGCAAAAGCCGTCGGTACGCCTGTGATTGCCTCGCGCATTGGCGGACTGACCGAAGTCATCAGAGAAGGCGAAGACGGCTTTCTGTTCGAGCCCGGCGATGTTGAATCATTGAGGACGGCATTGAAGACTCTGGAGAAGGCCGATATCGCAGCGATGACTAACGCTGCTAGACAAGACGTTGCATCGCGGTTTTCGCCCGAGACTTATTTAGCTCGCTTGTTGGATATTTACGCGACGACAATCAACGAGACCCATACGTAG
- a CDS encoding sulfotransferase family protein — MIFIVGNSRSGTTLLGRMLDNHSNVRTFEELHFFEQMVDSKTIRERPNWPLDKRRQVIERLLTSADDNVFAKVKPGHFTAEAEEILNETRAPDIVSAYATMLDRITRRSGKTVPCEQTPRYLYVAEEILEAFPDAVMVCMVRDPRAVLASQKNKWRRYRIARDRMPLFWALRAWVNYHPKTMALMWASASRRARQLQKHPRAIVIQYEKLLSDPRSQLKAICELAGIEFEEEMIQVALIGSSTAVDKPDQLGVDASRVDAWRNGSLTPSELAICEATTAKEMAYWGYTPVARPMTAPVRVFHTVGFMVKSGTALLLNVRRFKNLRETIKRRLA; from the coding sequence ATGATATTTATCGTTGGAAATAGTCGTAGCGGCACCACGCTGCTGGGGCGCATGCTCGATAATCATTCGAACGTCCGTACCTTCGAAGAGCTGCATTTTTTTGAACAGATGGTGGATTCGAAGACTATCCGCGAACGTCCGAACTGGCCTCTAGATAAGAGACGCCAAGTCATCGAGAGGCTTTTGACCTCTGCCGACGATAATGTTTTCGCCAAGGTGAAGCCGGGCCACTTCACCGCTGAAGCAGAGGAAATACTAAACGAGACCCGGGCGCCCGATATTGTTTCGGCATATGCGACCATGCTTGATCGGATTACCCGAAGGTCAGGTAAGACTGTGCCCTGCGAACAAACTCCGCGATACCTTTACGTCGCGGAGGAAATATTGGAGGCTTTCCCCGACGCGGTAATGGTATGCATGGTGCGCGACCCCCGCGCGGTGCTCGCTTCTCAGAAGAACAAATGGCGACGTTATCGCATCGCCAGAGACCGTATGCCGTTGTTCTGGGCCTTGCGCGCATGGGTGAATTATCACCCCAAGACTATGGCGCTGATGTGGGCATCTGCCAGCCGGAGAGCTCGACAACTACAGAAGCATCCCCGCGCGATCGTCATCCAATATGAAAAACTTCTTTCCGATCCACGCAGCCAGCTAAAGGCGATCTGCGAGTTGGCGGGGATCGAGTTCGAGGAGGAGATGATCCAGGTGGCCCTGATCGGCTCGTCAACCGCTGTGGATAAACCTGATCAACTCGGCGTCGACGCTTCACGCGTCGACGCTTGGCGGAATGGCAGCCTTACTCCGTCGGAACTGGCGATCTGCGAAGCCACGACAGCGAAAGAAATGGCCTATTGGGGCTATACACCGGTCGCTCGGCCAATGACCGCACCCGTGCGCGTCTTCCACACGGTTGGCTTCATGGTCAAGTCAGGCACAGCCCTGCTTTTGAACGTCCGCCGCTTCAAAAACCTGCGCGAAACGATCAAGCGTCGGCTGGCATAG
- a CDS encoding DUF1972 domain-containing protein, with amino-acid sequence MSGHRIAIIGTVGVPACYGGFETLVDNLLEYNELSSLPHTLTVYCSKLAYERRLDTYRGARLVYIPLKANGAQSIPYDVWSLLSAIRGGADTLLLLGVSGAIALPLIRFFTRTRIVTNIDGLEWRREKWGRFQRWFLKLSEALAVRHSHVVISDNGAISEYVEREYGKTPSTIAYGGDHAIRPDPIPLNEVELPLRYAFNVCRIEPENNVHMMLEAFEHRNDIPLVCVGNWDRSAYGQELKRRYADASGIRILDPVYDVGKLRTLRENASFYIHGHSAGGTNPSLIEAMQFGVPVFAFDCAFNRHSTEDKALFFKSAADLVELLEGTDAETMKQVGAEMRRISEARYTWSVVAKSYFDCLDW; translated from the coding sequence ATGAGCGGACATCGCATTGCTATCATTGGCACTGTTGGGGTGCCGGCATGCTATGGCGGCTTCGAGACGCTGGTCGATAACCTGCTGGAATACAATGAGCTTTCTTCGCTTCCCCACACTCTAACTGTTTACTGCAGCAAGTTGGCCTACGAACGTCGTCTCGACACCTACAGGGGCGCCAGGCTGGTCTATATTCCATTGAAGGCGAATGGCGCGCAGAGCATTCCATATGATGTCTGGTCACTTCTATCGGCGATAAGGGGCGGCGCCGATACATTGCTTCTCCTGGGCGTTTCAGGCGCAATTGCTTTGCCCCTCATTCGCTTTTTCACTCGCACGCGTATCGTGACCAATATAGACGGTCTTGAATGGCGCCGCGAGAAATGGGGTCGTTTCCAGCGGTGGTTTCTCAAGCTCAGCGAGGCATTGGCGGTGCGCCACTCGCACGTCGTCATATCGGACAATGGAGCGATTTCGGAGTATGTGGAACGCGAATATGGCAAGACGCCCAGCACGATTGCCTATGGCGGCGATCATGCTATCAGACCTGATCCAATACCCTTGAACGAAGTTGAGTTGCCTCTCCGTTATGCCTTCAATGTTTGCCGGATTGAGCCGGAAAATAACGTCCACATGATGCTGGAGGCCTTTGAACATCGAAATGATATCCCTTTGGTCTGCGTTGGTAACTGGGATCGGAGCGCTTACGGGCAGGAGCTAAAGCGGCGATACGCCGACGCATCGGGCATCCGCATTCTGGATCCGGTTTACGATGTGGGAAAGCTACGAACCTTGCGGGAGAATGCCAGCTTTTACATCCATGGCCATTCTGCCGGCGGCACCAATCCATCGCTCATTGAGGCCATGCAGTTTGGGGTGCCGGTGTTCGCCTTCGATTGTGCCTTTAATCGCCATAGTACGGAAGATAAGGCCCTTTTCTTCAAGTCAGCGGCGGATTTGGTGGAGCTTCTGGAGGGAACCGATGCCGAAACAATGAAACAGGTCGGGGCGGAGATGCGCCGGATTTCGGAAGCAAGATATACTTGGAGCGTTGTTGCGAAGAGCTATTTCGATTGCCTGGATTGGTGA
- a CDS encoding glycosyltransferase family 2 protein, whose protein sequence is MEAVSVIVATYNDEFYIAECLESVVAAGAAEIIVINDASTDGTQVVLERLDIPQMRVITLPENAGPSAARNIGLAAATHRYCAVIDADDIIPPQRLQVMTEIARQVDACVVVDELMAFNSQTREIMWSKLSRIPLTGPSHELRTEDMIRHDLGFLKPMLDLEKLRRIGVTYPENIRRGEDFIFLLEILQRGEKIFATSKTHYLLRRRIQQRLTSNRPRLYAELLGNEIRFHARHSWNLPQHLQFLRRHVRNALALGKNSVTSFFKARFG, encoded by the coding sequence ATGGAAGCCGTTTCAGTTATTGTTGCAACTTACAATGACGAGTTTTATATTGCGGAATGCTTGGAAAGTGTCGTTGCAGCCGGCGCCGCAGAGATCATTGTGATCAATGACGCCTCGACCGATGGCACACAGGTTGTTCTGGAAAGGCTCGACATTCCGCAGATGCGTGTCATCACCTTGCCGGAAAATGCGGGGCCATCGGCGGCGCGCAACATTGGACTTGCCGCCGCCACTCACCGCTACTGTGCAGTCATCGACGCGGATGATATCATCCCGCCGCAACGCCTGCAGGTCATGACCGAAATTGCACGGCAGGTTGACGCCTGTGTCGTTGTCGATGAACTCATGGCCTTCAACAGCCAGACGCGTGAAATCATGTGGAGCAAACTATCCCGTATTCCACTCACTGGGCCCTCGCATGAGTTGCGGACCGAGGATATGATCAGGCATGATCTCGGTTTTCTAAAGCCGATGTTGGATTTGGAAAAACTTCGCAGGATTGGAGTGACCTATCCCGAGAATATTCGTCGCGGCGAAGACTTCATTTTTCTACTTGAGATTCTGCAGCGCGGCGAGAAAATTTTCGCAACCAGCAAAACGCATTATCTGTTGCGTCGCCGGATCCAGCAGCGGCTGACGTCAAATCGGCCCCGTCTCTATGCTGAATTACTTGGGAACGAAATCCGTTTTCACGCGCGTCACTCCTGGAATCTCCCACAGCATCTGCAGTTTTTACGCCGACATGTTCGCAACGCTCTAGCGCTCGGGAAGAATAGCGTAACGTCCTTTTTTAAGGCGCGCTTCGGTTAG
- a CDS encoding polysaccharide pyruvyl transferase family protein, whose product MKIFFAGQQTLANRGCEALVVSTLEMLTEARPDTTFIIPSTDIARDSAAMSKYGFNNYTFVPAPEITPAIRVWNRLMRYFPALASVWVPEKMHWDAETLEQLLSSDRVLHIGGDTYSYDYSYAGLISNTAQIERIARMGKHQEIWCATVGPFDSCPQLERRVLDKFRKLNRITVREIESRDYLVSNGVPAVLVADPAFNLKPQANDLYVPKPGQKRIVVNISPYIYRKTTAEAVEPALQTFVKKRIGEGYRIVLVSHVNTATSSDTAVIRNVFQDILDNENVDFVPEELTAAQFKGVVAGADFVVASRTHVTIAGFSSATPVLSIAYSAKAPRLNRFLFGHEAFLINAWDITTDDLEKTFQQVAGAQDEIRATLSEKGAALRATFRSLCESVFKE is encoded by the coding sequence ATGAAAATTTTTTTTGCTGGACAGCAAACGCTCGCCAACCGCGGGTGCGAGGCGCTGGTTGTCTCCACGCTTGAAATGCTGACTGAAGCCCGCCCCGACACCACCTTCATCATACCCTCCACCGACATCGCGCGTGACAGCGCAGCGATGTCAAAATACGGGTTCAACAACTACACTTTCGTACCTGCTCCGGAAATCACCCCTGCCATCCGCGTCTGGAACAGGCTGATGCGCTACTTTCCGGCTCTGGCTTCGGTATGGGTTCCGGAGAAAATGCACTGGGATGCGGAAACACTTGAGCAATTGCTTAGCAGTGACCGGGTCCTGCACATCGGTGGCGATACCTATTCCTACGACTATTCCTACGCCGGGTTGATATCCAATACGGCACAGATCGAGCGAATCGCCCGTATGGGAAAACACCAGGAGATCTGGTGTGCAACTGTCGGTCCCTTCGATTCATGTCCGCAACTGGAACGCCGCGTACTTGACAAGTTTCGCAAGTTGAACCGGATTACGGTGCGAGAAATCGAATCCAGAGACTATTTGGTGTCAAACGGCGTGCCGGCCGTGCTTGTGGCCGATCCGGCTTTCAACCTCAAGCCTCAGGCCAACGATCTTTACGTCCCAAAGCCCGGGCAAAAGCGGATCGTTGTCAATATAAGTCCCTATATATACCGCAAGACGACAGCCGAAGCTGTTGAGCCGGCTCTGCAGACCTTCGTGAAGAAACGCATAGGCGAAGGCTACCGGATCGTGTTGGTGAGTCATGTGAACACGGCGACAAGTTCTGATACCGCGGTGATCCGGAACGTCTTTCAAGATATTCTGGACAACGAAAATGTGGACTTCGTGCCGGAGGAGCTTACGGCGGCGCAGTTCAAAGGGGTGGTTGCGGGGGCGGATTTTGTCGTTGCCTCGCGGACTCATGTCACCATAGCAGGCTTTTCCAGCGCGACCCCGGTTCTATCGATTGCCTATTCCGCCAAGGCGCCTCGGTTGAACCGTTTCCTGTTCGGCCACGAAGCCTTTCTCATCAATGCATGGGACATCACAACGGATGATCTGGAAAAAACCTTCCAGCAGGTGGCCGGCGCCCAAGACGAAATCCGTGCGACCCTCAGCGAAAAAGGCGCCGCCTTGCGGGCGACCTTCCGCAGCCTCTGCGAAAGCGTTTTCAAAGAATGA
- a CDS encoding ABC transporter ATP-binding protein, with protein sequence MAKLTLQNLNKCFGFVEVIPDVNLTIDDGEFVVFVGPSGCGKSTLLRMIAGLEDVTGGDIRIDGESVAHVAAADRGVAMVFQSYALYPHMTVRENLSFGLENIRMPKDEINRRVAIAAEMLQIDALLDRRPKQLSGGQRQRVAIGRAITRDPKIFLFDEPLSNLDAELRVHMRLEITKLHERLGNTMIYVTHDQIEAMTMADKIVVLRRGVIEQVGAPLELYNTPRNTFVAGFIGSPRMNFVEGTLGEAVDGALVFNAEHLPPLKLADHAAGHAAGQKVTLGIRPEHLVTAEEHALTWPVTVSVSEQHGANTYLHCTLPDGTPVLIHEPGQSALSRGDVVDVRPRESHWHLFDETGQRIDLE encoded by the coding sequence ATGGCAAAACTGACCCTCCAAAACCTCAATAAATGTTTCGGCTTCGTCGAAGTCATCCCCGATGTCAACCTGACGATCGATGACGGCGAATTCGTTGTCTTCGTCGGGCCGTCCGGCTGCGGCAAATCCACCTTGCTGCGCATGATCGCCGGGCTGGAGGATGTCACCGGCGGCGACATCCGGATTGACGGCGAAAGCGTCGCGCATGTCGCGGCGGCCGATCGCGGCGTTGCAATGGTGTTCCAGTCCTATGCGCTCTATCCCCACATGACGGTGCGGGAAAATCTGAGCTTCGGGCTGGAAAACATCCGTATGCCGAAGGATGAGATCAACCGCCGCGTCGCGATCGCCGCCGAAATGCTGCAGATTGATGCGCTGCTCGACCGCCGGCCCAAGCAGCTTTCTGGTGGCCAGCGCCAGCGCGTGGCGATCGGCCGTGCGATCACCCGCGATCCGAAGATATTCCTGTTCGACGAACCGCTTTCCAATCTCGACGCCGAATTGCGCGTCCACATGCGCCTCGAGATCACCAAACTGCATGAACGGCTCGGCAACACCATGATCTACGTGACCCACGACCAGATCGAGGCGATGACCATGGCCGACAAGATCGTGGTATTGAGACGCGGTGTGATCGAGCAGGTCGGCGCGCCGCTGGAACTCTACAACACGCCGCGCAACACCTTTGTCGCCGGCTTTATCGGTTCGCCCAGAATGAATTTCGTCGAAGGCACGCTCGGCGAGGCGGTCGACGGCGCGCTGGTTTTCAATGCGGAGCACCTGCCGCCGCTTAAACTCGCGGACCATGCCGCCGGGCATGCGGCCGGACAGAAGGTAACGCTCGGCATCCGGCCCGAACACCTCGTGACGGCCGAAGAGCACGCGCTGACATGGCCCGTCACCGTCTCAGTCTCCGAGCAGCACGGCGCCAACACCTATCTGCATTGCACGCTGCCGGATGGAACACCGGTTCTGATCCATGAGCCGGGACAGAGCGCGCTTTCGCGCGGCGACGTCGTCGATGTTCGCCCGAGAGAAAGCCACTGGCATCTCTTCGACGAAACCGGCCAGCGGATCGATCTGGAATAG
- a CDS encoding carbohydrate ABC transporter permease, translating into MTDLDDIRIARNPPTPSLLGLIFGKRGGRKADWTDYVTYGYLLLGLVIMFAPVLWLVISSFKTPANLQDFPPTLLPVTTETVSVEGFDEPLPLYDVRTEDGETIRLAQIRRVGLNAQMIDPANPGAGRIVVKVANAEPVRKIRFTINNYVNLLTTAGADIWRYVYNSLFITVVATAITLVMNSMAAFALSKYRFRGSTAALTAILATLMIPATVVLVPVYLIVAQLGLVGSLWGVILPTVATPTGVFLLRQYMLTIPDELLEAARMDHASEWRIFWRIVLPLSSPALAVVAIFSILSRWNDFLLPLIVLNNRESFTLQLALASFQTEFEIRYDLLLAMTTLTALPLAFAFIFLQRYITSGIASTGIK; encoded by the coding sequence ATGACTGACCTCGACGACATCCGCATCGCCCGAAACCCGCCGACGCCCAGCCTTCTCGGCCTGATCTTCGGCAAACGCGGCGGCAGAAAAGCCGACTGGACCGATTACGTCACCTATGGCTACCTCCTGCTCGGCCTGGTCATCATGTTCGCGCCCGTGCTGTGGCTGGTGATCTCCTCGTTCAAGACGCCCGCCAATCTGCAGGATTTCCCCCCGACCCTGCTGCCGGTTACGACGGAAACGGTCTCTGTCGAAGGTTTCGATGAACCACTGCCGCTCTACGACGTCAGGACCGAGGACGGCGAGACCATCCGACTCGCCCAGATTCGCCGCGTCGGGCTCAACGCCCAGATGATCGATCCCGCCAATCCGGGCGCGGGACGGATCGTCGTCAAGGTCGCCAATGCCGAACCGGTGCGCAAAATCCGTTTCACGATCAACAACTATGTCAATCTTCTGACCACGGCGGGCGCAGACATCTGGCGCTATGTCTACAATTCGCTGTTCATCACGGTGGTTGCCACGGCGATCACGCTGGTGATGAATTCGATGGCGGCGTTCGCGCTGTCGAAATACCGGTTTCGCGGCTCGACGGCCGCGCTGACGGCCATACTGGCGACGCTGATGATCCCGGCCACCGTGGTTCTGGTGCCCGTCTATCTGATCGTTGCCCAACTCGGCCTCGTCGGCAGTCTCTGGGGCGTGATCCTGCCGACCGTCGCAACGCCCACCGGCGTGTTTCTGCTGCGCCAGTATATGCTCACCATTCCCGACGAACTGCTGGAGGCGGCGCGCATGGACCATGCCAGCGAATGGCGAATTTTCTGGCGCATCGTCCTGCCGCTGTCCTCGCCGGCGCTGGCGGTGGTCGCGATCTTCTCGATCCTGTCGCGCTGGAATGATTTCCTGCTTCCGCTGATCGTGCTCAACAACCGGGAATCCTTCACCCTGCAGCTGGCCCTCGCCTCGTTCCAGACGGAATTCGAGATCCGCTACGACCTGCTTCTGGCGATGACGACGCTGACCGCCCTGCCGCTCGCCTTCGCCTTTATCTTCCTGCAGCGCTACATCACCAGCGGCATCGCCTCCACCGGCATCAAGTAG
- a CDS encoding ABC transporter permease subunit produces the protein MHPGRVLANVATLPARLVEPVMTGVQKTIGIKRMPWIFLIPNLTAVLLFALLPVFINIFYSVTGSDRLYPTDRPFIGMANYETLLDCRNYLQPSTCSRDLFWRALGNSLVFVPTQVVLMIGISLLTAICLNREIRGRGFFRGVFFFPVMLSPVVVALTWQWILQRNGALNGLLEAVGLSGINWLVHSDTAFAWAVAVTIWAHMGFYTIILLAGLQAIPRDVYEAAKMDSASHWRVFRRITLPLLLPVLLVVFVLCVIRSVQTFDELYVLTGGGPGSATMLMVQYIYEVGFAAQPRNFGLAAAASLLLGLVLLVFTALQLKLSRSARND, from the coding sequence ATGCACCCCGGGCGGGTTCTGGCCAATGTGGCGACCTTGCCGGCGCGCCTGGTCGAACCGGTGATGACCGGCGTCCAAAAGACAATCGGCATCAAGCGGATGCCCTGGATTTTCCTGATCCCCAATCTGACGGCGGTGCTGCTGTTTGCGCTCCTTCCGGTTTTCATCAATATCTTTTATTCCGTCACCGGCAGCGACAGGCTCTATCCCACCGATCGGCCGTTCATCGGGATGGCCAATTACGAGACGCTGCTCGACTGCCGGAACTATCTCCAGCCATCGACCTGCTCGCGCGATCTGTTCTGGCGCGCACTCGGCAACAGCCTCGTTTTCGTGCCGACACAGGTGGTGTTGATGATCGGCATCTCGCTGCTGACCGCCATCTGCCTCAACCGCGAGATCAGGGGACGCGGCTTCTTCAGAGGCGTTTTCTTCTTCCCCGTCATGCTTTCGCCGGTGGTCGTCGCGCTCACCTGGCAGTGGATCCTGCAACGAAACGGCGCGCTCAACGGCCTCCTGGAGGCTGTCGGCCTCAGCGGCATTAATTGGCTGGTCCATTCCGACACGGCCTTTGCCTGGGCCGTTGCGGTCACGATCTGGGCGCATATGGGGTTTTACACCATCATTCTTCTCGCCGGCCTTCAGGCCATCCCGCGCGATGTCTATGAGGCCGCCAAGATGGATTCGGCCAGCCACTGGCGGGTGTTCCGGCGCATCACCCTGCCGCTTCTGCTGCCCGTGCTTCTTGTGGTCTTCGTCCTGTGCGTGATCCGCTCGGTGCAGACATTCGACGAACTCTATGTCCTGACCGGCGGCGGGCCCGGCTCGGCCACCATGCTGATGGTCCAGTATATCTACGAGGTCGGCTTTGCCGCCCAGCCACGCAATTTCGGCCTTGCCGCCGCCGCCTCGCTGCTGCTCGGCCTCGTGCTGCTGGTGTTCACGGCCCTGCAGCTGAAGCTTTCCAGGAGCGCCCGGAATGACTGA
- a CDS encoding ABC transporter substrate-binding protein has protein sequence MKLSAFAYPAAAGAFFACAVAASAQNGAATILCDDTGFGCITMQPVADRYNEEHPDLPVKLESVSYQTIVESLPVQLESGEGPDGAIITDLGGLSRFYLDLTEYVDAAQFEKDYGQTLSWLRGSDPDGNAIFGMPTSLTINGAYVNKTLFEQAGVPLPEEGATWDDWAAATQKVAEATDTDFPMEMDRSGHRFASFAISQGAELVDDQGRPVVDDGLRNAIEKFKNWHETGVMPMDLWGAVGGATHRELFADFLNANVVFYFGGSWNLGKMDAEVGDLFDWEVAPAPCGPSSCTVMPGGGALVAFKHTEHPEAMGAFINYLSQPENLTEVIAASVEIPASRSVGDAGVEYPGASERTQEALATFSAQVPKMADAAFRFQGWRYQRAMMNSLTTRISQVLNDELTVDEALARIEADVNLAIDAAQGNQ, from the coding sequence ATGAAACTTTCCGCTTTCGCTTACCCGGCGGCCGCCGGCGCTTTTTTTGCATGCGCCGTTGCCGCTTCCGCACAGAATGGCGCAGCCACGATCCTTTGCGACGACACCGGCTTTGGCTGCATCACCATGCAGCCCGTGGCCGATCGCTACAATGAAGAGCACCCCGATCTGCCGGTCAAACTGGAATCCGTGAGCTATCAGACGATCGTGGAGAGCCTGCCGGTCCAGCTCGAATCCGGCGAAGGGCCGGACGGCGCGATCATTACCGATCTCGGGGGCTTGAGCCGTTTCTACCTTGATCTCACCGAATATGTCGATGCGGCACAGTTCGAGAAAGATTACGGTCAGACCCTGTCCTGGCTGCGTGGCAGCGACCCCGATGGCAATGCGATTTTCGGCATGCCGACCTCGCTGACAATCAATGGCGCCTATGTCAACAAGACCCTGTTCGAGCAGGCCGGCGTGCCGCTGCCGGAGGAAGGCGCGACCTGGGATGATTGGGCGGCGGCGACACAGAAGGTGGCCGAAGCCACCGATACCGACTTTCCGATGGAAATGGACAGATCCGGCCACCGCTTCGCCAGCTTCGCCATCAGCCAGGGCGCCGAGCTGGTCGACGATCAGGGCCGACCGGTCGTTGATGACGGCCTTCGCAACGCCATCGAGAAATTCAAGAACTGGCATGAGACCGGCGTGATGCCCATGGACCTCTGGGGCGCGGTCGGCGGGGCGACCCATCGCGAATTGTTTGCCGATTTCCTCAATGCCAATGTCGTCTTTTATTTCGGCGGCTCCTGGAATCTCGGCAAGATGGATGCCGAAGTCGGCGACCTGTTCGACTGGGAGGTCGCACCCGCGCCTTGCGGCCCGTCCTCCTGCACGGTGATGCCGGGCGGCGGCGCGCTGGTGGCGTTCAAACACACCGAACACCCGGAAGCCATGGGCGCCTTCATCAACTATCTGTCGCAGCCCGAAAACCTCACCGAGGTGATCGCCGCCTCGGTCGAGATCCCGGCTTCCCGCTCGGTTGGCGATGCCGGCGTCGAATATCCGGGCGCTTCGGAGCGCACCCAGGAAGCGCTCGCGACCTTCAGCGCCCAGGTGCCGAAGATGGCCGACGCCGCCTTCCGTTTCCAGGGCTGGCGCTACCAGCGCGCGATGATGAACTCGCTCACGACACGCATCAGCCAGGTGCTCAATGACGAATTGACGGTCGACGAGGCGCTCGCGCGGATCGAGGCGGATGTCAATCTGGCGATCGATGCCGCCCAGGGCAACCAGTAA
- a CDS encoding Gfo/Idh/MocA family protein, with translation MLRFGVVGIDHGHIFDHVNGLLAAGAEFAGYCDKTSVPGLLDAFRRAYPDVPVIDRQALLDDDSIDVICIAAIPADRAGLAIRAMEAGKDVIVDKPGMTTRAQLAAIRETVEKTGRIFSICFSERLCVPSAVRAGKLVKAGAIGKVVQTIGMGPHRMSADQRPDWFFKLDRFGGIIVDIASHQIDQFLFYTGSETADIAAASIGNFATGDYPAFQDFGEVLLRSDRAAGYIRVDWFTPDGLPTWGDGRLTILGTEGYIELRKYVDIGGREGKDHLFLVDQTHTEYIDCSGDKLDYFDQFVVDVRERTETAMSQAHVFEVCRLSLEAQEKAHNITAR, from the coding sequence ATGTTGAGGTTTGGCGTCGTGGGCATCGACCACGGACATATTTTCGATCACGTCAACGGATTGCTGGCCGCAGGGGCGGAATTCGCAGGATATTGCGACAAAACCTCGGTTCCCGGGCTCCTTGACGCCTTCCGGCGAGCCTATCCCGATGTGCCTGTCATCGACCGGCAGGCGCTTCTTGACGATGACAGTATCGATGTCATCTGCATCGCGGCGATCCCCGCGGACCGTGCCGGTCTGGCGATCCGCGCGATGGAAGCGGGCAAGGATGTCATCGTGGATAAGCCTGGTATGACCACGCGGGCGCAACTTGCTGCGATACGCGAGACGGTCGAGAAAACCGGGCGGATATTTTCGATCTGCTTTTCGGAGAGGCTGTGTGTTCCCTCCGCGGTGAGGGCCGGAAAACTGGTGAAGGCGGGGGCGATCGGCAAGGTGGTGCAGACCATCGGCATGGGGCCGCACCGCATGTCGGCGGACCAGCGGCCGGACTGGTTCTTCAAGCTCGATCGGTTCGGCGGCATCATCGTTGACATCGCCTCGCACCAGATCGACCAGTTTCTGTTCTACACCGGCTCCGAGACGGCCGATATCGCCGCCGCCAGCATCGGCAATTTCGCCACCGGCGACTATCCCGCATTTCAGGATTTCGGCGAGGTTCTGCTGCGCAGCGATCGCGCCGCCGGCTATATCCGCGTCGACTGGTTCACCCCGGACGGCCTGCCGACATGGGGCGACGGGCGGCTGACAATCCTTGGAACGGAGGGCTATATCGAGCTGCGAAAATATGTCGATATCGGCGGCCGCGAAGGCAAGGATCACCTCTTTCTCGTCGACCAGACCCACACCGAATACATCGATTGCTCCGGGGACAAGCTCGATTACTTCGACCAGTTCGTCGTCGATGTGCGCGAGCGGACGGAAACCGCCATGAGCCAGGCCCATGTCTTCGAGGTCTGCCGGCTGTCGCTCGAGGCCCAGGAAAAAGCCCACAACATCACTGCGCGCTGA